The Elaeis guineensis isolate ETL-2024a chromosome 3, EG11, whole genome shotgun sequence region ATTTCCTTCAGAAAAGACTTTTGATAACCCATCCGAACCAAGTCCTGTCCCCACTTCTTGGCAGGAACAGCTCAGGTTTTGCTTGAATAAATACTAATGGTCCTCAACAATAGTTACTGTTGACCACTCATGCTGTATGGGTGATTCTCAAAATATCCAATTGCTGTCTGCCACCTACTCTAAAGAAGTTAAACTACGGCTTTACCTGGAACTACAAAGACTACAGAAATCCTTTGTCTTTGACctactttaaaaaattaaatgacCAATCACAAAGAAGAGAAGTGAAATGAAACAAAATAAGACCATAATACAGCTGGTAGTTTGTGGCAGGGACATTTATCTGTTCCTCAGTCATGTTACAGTGCTAGCCTGATAGGATCACTATTCACAGCATTTGTGTGCCCAGTGGGACTCTGCATTTTGATAATGTTATTTCTTTAACCAACCAAACGCCATTTCTGTTATAATTTCCATTCTCGATGCAAGTCCATATGCAACTCTTATTACTGTAAACTGATGCACTTCTTGATTCAGATAATTTCTACATTCTAGATGGTGTTGGTCCAGGATGTGCCAAGTTTGTCGCATCAGCCACCTCTCACAAATCTCAAATTGATATTGTTAGTTTTTCTACATGCTTCACTTCCAAATGATGCTAACTGAACTGGATAACATGTTTCCTATAACACAAAACTATTATAACTGATGCTTCACCAAATGTTGTGGATGCTCCAGATCCTAGGTGTATTAAGCACTTGAGTACCGAATATGGATGTGGATATGATCATTCTACCAATGTCATTACTGTCTACAATGCAAGCATGGCGATGGAGTGGTAAAGTTCAGAAATGCTTTGATTACTTCTTTCATGTGTTGTTGGCAAATGTTGATTCATTTCTGTTCAATTGACATGCATTGCATTAACCTATCAAACAGTCACCTTTCTCCAAATTCTGATGGCGATGAGTCAACTTGTTCACAAATCACTTCATTTCTGATTTTCATATTACTAGAGAACAAACTTGCAAACTATTGTTTCTTTTTAATATCAACCATAGTGAAAATTAAAATGTTCATTTAAGGTTGTTTCACCAGAGTGAAACATAAAGTATGTTTGCTGTGAAACTCTTAAACTCCCTTCAAACAGTAGTTGTGAGGACCGGATTTGTTTTGGCCATTCCTTTAATTCGAAAAGTTATAGCCAAACCTTTAATTCTTGAACCTCACTCTTGTTTGTTAGACCTTGAGATTTAAGAATGGAACATTCCCCTAGATTTAAGAGTGTAACATTCCCTTGTTCTTGGCTTTAGCCCAATCCAATTACACTAGTGTATCTGAGCAATCAATGAGGTTCACATGATCTGCCTGCACATTAAAATCTCTTCATGTTTGCTTAAATTCTACATGCGCCAAatcaaaatattcattcaaggtCATATCACAAGAAAAAGTGACCTTCCATAGGCAAAACAACACTATTTTAACCGGAAAATAATATATCTTTGAATTGAAGCACTAACAACTACCCTAAAAGAGCAAAATACTTGTATAATTTGAGTTTATGATTTTCATCTCAAAGTGGAAAGCAAAAAGCCATGTTCAAGGTTTAAAGTGCGGGTTATgcctatattttaattttgttggGAATTGAAAATTTTCATTCATTTTCCACTAAGATCAAAATCGAAGTATCCATTTAAGGTTGTCTCACCTCAAAGGGTGATATTCTCAGCAAAATAATGCTGGTtcaagtgaaaaaataattatatctttGCTTTGAAGCTTCTGAAACTAAGCTGAAGCGGTCCAAAACTTGTCAAGTTTGCTCTTCTGGGCTTTAGTTTCACATTGGAAAGCAAAGAACTATGTCCAAGGTTTATGTGTTCAGTTTTGGTCTATATTTGAATTAGTTCTGAATCAAAAGATTCTTGTTCACTTCCAGTTGAAATCCAGCATTGCGAAAATCAAAATGCCCATTTAAGGCAGTCCCCTGAAAGTTAACATTTTTTGGcaaaaaaatacttttctttcctttccttttttttttttttttttctgatgaaagCAAAACAACACTTTTCAAGTGAAACATAATGCCTTTGCTTTAAAACAATCAAATCACTCCAATACTAGCATTGGGAATTTGAAAACTTTTCATGGGACTAAGAACAATCATATTATGTCATGAAATATAGAGCACCGCAATTGGATTGCAATAAAACAATTCAAGGAAAAAGCAACAAAGAAAAGGAAAATAAAGAGGATGAATTTGGCCTTCAAACTTTTGCATTCCTGTCATAATTTAGCAAGACCGAAATCACACCAATTCCTTATGAAAGCAAGAGAATTTCTGAAAAGCATCATCTATTTATAAAAAAGCTAGCAATATACTTACTGATTGCCCGCTAGACACTTCTAGTATCAGGAGAAAAGCCAAACAACATGCCATCTGTTTTGTAACTAAGAGGCTAAACTGAAAGACCACAATTTGGTGAACCAGGAGGAAAAAGCAAATGGGTATTTAGTAGAAGTAAGAAACTTAACAAATAATTTGTTGCCAAAATACAGAAAGGAGTAATTCTCCAGTTGGGTGGTTAGAAAGTTGGAATTATATAATGAAGATGAGCTACAGAGAACTTTTAATATTTTCAGCACAAACATTGAAATGGTTCCAATTTTTACTGAGAAATAAAGAATTATGAGCGGAAACGATATATATCAACCAGCAGATAGATATTAAAATTACCTGACATAATGTTGAACTCAGGTCTGCGCTCATCCTTCACCAATCCAGTAGGTCCAATCGCCTTAGACCAAGCAGCCAATATGTTTACTCCGGGTCCAATGACATCCGGCTTAAGCAACTGCGGCACCACCATGTTTGGCCCTCTGGAGCTGAACGCCGCCACCACCGGCGACGGGTGCACATGAATCACAGTTCCTCCAAAGCTCAGCACTCCCATGGGGTTGGGATCCGACTGCACATATTCTCTGATGAGATCCCCACCCTTCGCCCCACCGCCACCGCAGGCAGCAAGTGACTGTCCGCAACAAGCTCCTCCCCATTGGCTGCTGCATTTGCCAGTATCATTCCCACCCCGCCGGCCTCCTTCACCACCTCCCCCTTCTCCACCCGCGCATTGATCCCGCGATCGCAGAACACCACCTTTCCCTTCACCTCCGCCGGGTCCAAGGTCCCGGGCAAGCATAGTTTGCTCGAATTGCTCCCGACCTGCACACCCTTCCCATACACAATAGGAATCATTGTCTTCCCCAACCCCTCCCCGCTGTAAAGCGACACTCCGGTGTGTCGCTTGCCGTCACCCAGCTCGGCGTAGGCCGGGAAATCCCGGTCCAGAGTGCCGGCACCGATCGTGGCGATCCACGGGGCGGTGTTGGTGAGGGAGGAGCGGGAGGGTCCGCTGTTCCCCGCGGAGCAGGCGGCGAAGATGCCGCGCTGCACCGCGGAGAATGTTCCCATGGCGATCGGGTCCCGCGAGTAGGGCGCGGACCCGCCgccgagggagagggagaggatgtCGACGCCATCCTCGATGGCCTGGTCTATCCCGGCGAGGATATCCGAGCCGTAGCAGCCGTTGGTCCAGCAGACCTTGTAGGCCGCCACGCGGGCCCCCGGCGCCATGCCCCGGGCGGTGCCCTGGGCGTAGCCGAGCAGGCTGGCCTTAGCCACGGGGGCTCCCGCGGCTGTGGATGCTGTATGGGTCCCATGGCCCTCCCGGTCCCGAGGGGAGGCGCGCTCCCCCTCCGCATCCCCTCGGGCGGCGCGGAAGCCGCGGGAGAAGCTGCGGGCGCCGACGAGCTTGCGGTTGCAGAGGGATGGGGTGAAGTCGGGGCCGGACTCGCAGGCGCCGCGCCAGCGAGAGGGGACCGGCGTTaggccggcgtcggagaagctagggGACTCCGGCCAGACGCCGGTGTCGAGCACGCCGATGATGACATCTCCGTCGCCGCCACCTGCGGTGGCAAAGGTGTGGTGGCGGGAGGAGGAAGGGGGCCAAGGGGGGAGGCCCAGGAAGAGCGGGGAGCGGGTGGTGTGGAGAGAGTAGAGGGGATCTGGTTGGAGGTAGAGAACAGCAGGCGAGCGGCGGAGGAGGGGGAGGTGGTGGGGGAGGAGGTGGGCGGCGAAGCCGTGGAAGGCGGCGGAGTAAGCGTAGAGGAGGTGGCGAGAGGGATCGATGGAGAGGGACTGGAGGTGGGCCTCGTACCACAGAGCGTGGGTCGGGTGGGCCGAGGGTTTGTGGGCCGGTTTCATGTAGACGATGTAAGTCTGGTTACAGGAAACTAGAGTTGGTGCCAAGGAAGTGAGGAAgagcaggagaagaagaagaacggtGTGGAGAAGCTTGGACCCCATCGCGGTTGGAAAAGAGAAGAAGGGAGATGGAGGATGGAGAGGGAAGGAGGGAGGACTTCAGAAGAGGTTTTGGTTTGGTTAGTTAGAATAGGTTTGGAAGAAGGAAGGTGTTGAATGAAATGGGTGTTGGTTCAAATATAAGAaggtcgagagagagagagaggacggaGTAGGCCTGGGTAACGCGTTCTTCATGTCAGATGTGGTTGCTGGGAGGAGGATGGAGAAAGGTTAAGAAGAGCGGATGTACTTTAAAACATAAAGAAGTTGTCCATAGGGAGGATGAAATGGGTCCCTCTCTGGAGGAAAGAACTCaatgggaagaaagagagagagagggagagataaatagaagggggagagagagatgaTCACAGTCTGATTATTATCTCATTAATGTAAGAAGCTTTGAAAGGTAAAAGCCAAATTAATTGAGAGAGAGAGTAATTATGGGAATGCTTCTGGAGATACGAATTTGGAGTTTTGGAAACGTTTAAGAGGGAATACCAGAATGGATTTGTAGTGTAGCAAAGATACTGGGAGAGAAAGCAGGGGAGGTAGAAACTGGGGAAGGGAAAAGAGGAATGTGTTGCGCTGAATTCAGAGAACTAAGTTCATGTTAATATTAAATTGAGTTAGTTTAGAGCAGAGGGAGACAACTTGATGCTCATGTCTTGGCCCCATAATGTCATAATGTGATCTCTCTCGAGTGGAGTGTCAACAACAGTCAAAAGAAGGGACATAAATGATAGGTTATGGACCAAATCCAAACTAGTCTGAACTTGCGCTGGCCTGAGAAAGAGAGGGCATCTATGAACATTaacatttagatttattatatttgCACGAATGCCACTACATTCTTTATTACCCTCATCAGCATGAACCATGAGATTTGAACACTATTGGAAAATTTAGCTGCAAGATCCCTCCACATCTTGACCATCAAGCCCCTGAATTTAAATAGCTCTTGCCTACCATCAAAACAATTAGAGACTTAGAGTTGATTCAGGTGATGCAAGTGGTAATATCGAACGTAAACATATAGTAATTttgtgaaaaaaatgaaaaaggcaGACATAGAAATTGAAAGGACAATTTGAAATTAACGTAATAGTGGGGTTGCTTAAGGGTGAAGTCATATTCAAAAGTCCGCATTTATCCAGTATAGTTGAAATTGTGTACTCCCAAACTATTAAATAACTATTAACTGGAAAAAGCTATCCAACACTAACTTAGATGTGAAGCAAGTCCATAAGACTACAAATGGCCCATGATACCAAATGAAtagtttaaaattaatataaaagtgGAGTCACTTGGAGATTAAGTCAACATGATTGAAATTAGTGTCGCACTTCAAAACTGTTGAACATATTAATAATTCAAGAAAGCAAATAGGTGTGGATCCAATTAAATGTACTAAATTCGATCCAAAATCATAAAGATGTGGATCCAATGTTAGTTATTTATGTTTAAACACTCTAAGTCTTGACCAAAGAATTGTAtcaattaattgaaataaatatgATAATGATATCagtatcaaaaatataaattgattAGCAAAATTCAAGAAAAACATTGCTATGTAACTTGTCTTCTTATTATTGAGAAGAATACCACTTTTTGGTTTCGATTCACACTAGGTAATAAACCAGTGTAACTTCTTCTCAATCTTAAATCCAAAACATTATCTATCGTTTTGCATGTTTTACAAAATTTTGCTAGGAGAAGTAATTGGATAAACATCAAAGCAAGTTTGCTATGCCATTGCACATCATGTTTTGCATTTCTCAATATCAACAAAGTATCATTGTTCTGATGTTTAATATCATTATATGAAGTCTGAGACCTAAAACATATTGAGATTGAAGGATAGAGATATAAAGAAAAACTGATCGAGATATCAAACAAACTAGAAGTTTGTTTGCATGCTAAGGCCCAAACTATAAATATTATTTGTCAAGCGGGAAAAGTTTTGACAAAAAAATAGAAATGACTAGGAAGAATTGGATGAGCTGTGTCCCTAGGAGATTATATTCATTAATTATACATGGAGTGCCCAAACAAGCCTTTAATATTGAGATTAGGCTTGCTATACATGGTTGAGATATTTAAATTATAAGACCTTATAAGGTTTCCATGTAAATAGAGTCTTTGATTGAGGCATTTGAGCAGTTGAAGGTGGTCAAGATTTGTTCTTCCCCTTCCCCTTGTGACATGCTCTTTGGAAGCAAGCGTCACGCCAACAATGGATGAGTTTTCTCGGCGCGACCGATCGAAACCGTCAAAAAGCTCACATGGCAATTTGCTCGTGGTGGGCCCACCAGATCCCACACCGGACCCCACGGCCCACGAGAGCGGCAAGTCATGGCAGCATTAGAAAGCACCTCGAcctttaaaaaatatgaattgtTACCAAAAAATATTGTGACGATACACCCTCCTCTCCATTTTAACGGCTAAATTGAGTCGTCCACTTGGCCTTTATTTCTTGCGTCAATAGGCTCGAATAGGCCTAAATGTCTGAAGACTATAACTTGGATTTTCTGTCTAAAGATTtacatatttcaaatttttattataaaagaaGAAACAAGACATGGAATTTGAAATCAGAATTTCAAGACCATAAAAACCACTCTTGGGTATCTTTTGGGTCCTCTTTTTTCGATAAATTCTGTCACGTGGAATCAATAATAACGGTAGATGAGTTTGTGCCATGCCCATGCCTGTGCTACTGCTCCCACAAGTGGGCATCACACAAATTAGTTAATGGGAATCCATAGTAGAAGATGATTTAGATGTTCATTACAACAATAATCTCAGTCATAAAACCGTGATGAAGTCAAGAATATGTACCACATAGTACAATCAGAAATGATTAACTAAACCAAGCACAACAGCACAGGTAATTGCAGCAATAGGCAAGGTCAAAACCAAGTCCCAATTATTTTTCCCTAAAGCCCATTCGGTCCACCTCACTTTTGAACGCAACGGCTAGTCCATCCAAGGGTAAGGTGGTCCCTATCTAACAATAGTTATAATATAGGCACTAGGAAGTTGGTGAAGCACTGAAGCTCGTAAGCATGCGAATGGAGCCCATATTAATAAATGTGGGTACGGCCCAACAATAAAAGTATAAAACCATCACCCTCCCACTGCCAGAGCAGAGCGAGTTAGTGCCATCCAACGCCACTTTTTAAATAAAGTGGCCTCTCAAGGGTTATTGGTTGGTGGAGTCACAGGCCCCGTCACTAACTACCGTAACACACATGGGGATTCAAGTGCCCCTTCGGCTCTTCCTTTAAAAAAAAGTTTGCtccttttacccaaaaaaaaaaaaaaaaagtttgctcAATACAATGGCGTGCGACCCATGCGTTTGTGCCATGTCTCAGTGACATGATCATGATGTTGGAATGGCCTAACTCGAATGCCTAATGGCTAACCTTTAGTGCACTCTCCCAGTCAACTGGAATTATTACGGGGCTTTAGCTCCTTTTGTTCCATGCTTTGCATTTTCCACTTGCCACTAATGATGTTCAACTAGCCCTCCCTCCAAGAAATCATTAGATAGACttaatttacaataaaatttatagactaagtctatcaaaaaaataCCACAGCAGTTATAATCATCTCAATATATCtgtttaatagaaaaaaaaaataccatgacATTTTTTTTGTTGGCTTAGTCTACAACATTCATTGTGCAACCAAAAACAAACATGTACGACTAAAAAAGAGAAACATGGTTGGATTAGTCCACCAGCTCAGTAGTGAATTTGGTCCAACAAAAAATCTTTCCAACACAAGAtatatattttcattttttttaagtgGCCTAATTAATCAAGTTTGTTGACCATTAGAAATTAAGTCCATCTATCCGCAATTTTGGgacaatatattttattatagagGTTATCCACCATCCGATCCGACATGCCCTCTTCAGATTACAATCAAACACTCGCCGATGGGGCAACCTCAGATACCGAAAAAAGATTTGAGAAATCAAGATGAAGTAATTTTATGTCATTGGCTTTTTTCCGACCTTCTAATCATATATTTATCGACTCCAAAGTCAGAATCCTACCAACGATGAAGAACAAGATCTGATGACCCACCGGAGCGCTGACCTAAAACAAAATCTCAGCTTAACACTGGTCTCGGGACACCGATCTATTCATCCATGTGGACAATTCTTGgaatcttccaacaaattttagaaTATGAATATGATCCATGATTGATACTTATGACTAACAATTCTGATTTGCAAGTTAGTAGGCTTATCTCCAGCCTCAACAGCCCGACAGATTTAGACCTAATGGTTTGAGGAACTAGGGCTTAACGGCATAACAACTTATAACTTCACCTCTATATAAGGAGGTAAAAGAAGGATCCTCGAATAAGCTCAACACCGGTCTATGCTCTTGCTCACTCTCCCTCTCACACTCTCTTTTCTCTACTATTTTCAAGCTCCGACTGACTTAGATATCGGAGAATCTCCCATCAGAGAGCCTTTGGTGAGACTGAAATTCTGTTGTAGGTTTTCTTTGACGTCTCAGCTCTCGGGTCGGTGCCAAATTTTTGGATCGGAAGAAGTCCGACCTTAGCTCCATCCACTTTGAATCAAAGTCTTGCAGCAACATTTCTGATTCCCCATGTGATATTGTACAATTATCAATTGGTAACAGAGAGCAACTCTTATCGGGTTTTTAATTAGATGCTCCAATATGCGACATCCAATAAAGACCTTTTTATTGAGGATGGAAGATGCGTTTTAAGATCAACGTTAGAAGGGATATTCATACGGTCGGCAACACCTATGGAGAATACAAACAATACAAGACCAAAAAAATTGGGGTTCTGCATTCAATGGCTTCTTTCTTTGCTTCCACT contains the following coding sequences:
- the LOC105042088 gene encoding LOW QUALITY PROTEIN: subtilisin-like protease SBT1.8 (The sequence of the model RefSeq protein was modified relative to this genomic sequence to represent the inferred CDS: inserted 1 base in 1 codon); its protein translation is MGSKLLHTVLLLLLLFLTSLAPTLVSCNQTYIVYMKPAHKPSAHPTHALWYEAHLQSLSIDPSRHLLYAYSAAFHGFAAHLLPHHLPLLRRSPAVLYLQPDPLYSLHTTRSPLFLGLPPWPPSSSRHHTFATAGGGDGDVIIGVLDTGVWPESPSFSDAGLTPVPSRWRGACESGPDFTPSLCNRKLVGARSFSRGFRAARGDAEGERASPRDREGHGTHTASTAAGAPVAKASLLGYAQGTARGMAPGARVAAYKVCWTNGCYGSDILAGIDQAIEDGVDILSLSLGGGSAPYSRDPIAMGTFSAVQRGIFAACSAGNSGPSRSSLTNTAPWIATIGAGTLDRDFPAYAELGDGKRHTGVSLYSGEGLGKTMIPIVYGKGVQVGSNSSKLCLPGTLDPAEVKGKVVFCDRGINARVEKGEVVKEAGGVGMILANAAANGEELVADSHLLPAVAVGRRXGDLIREYVQSDPNPMGVLSFGGTVIHVHPSPVVAAFSSRGPNMVVPQLLKPDVIGPGVNILAAWSKAIGPTGLVKDERRPEFNIMSGTSMSCPHISGVVALLKAAHPEWSPSAIKSALMTSAYTVDNTGSPLLDAAGGSNANPWAYGSGYVNPQKALSPGLVYDIATEDYIGFLCSLDYSADHIQAISQSPNTTCSRKLSDPGNLNYPSFSVVFGGKSRRPVRYSRELTNVGLAGSVYNLTYSGPPSVSVTVRPKKLVFKQVGEKLKYTVIFTSKKEGNPTDVAFGWISWNNEQHQVQSPISYMWQMS